The DNA segment TATCAGCCACGCCGGAGGCGTGTCCACCTAGGGTGGGTCGCTGCTGTGGTGCGATGCGTACGGGCAGTGACCGCCTGCCCAGTTGAACGAACCCGTAGGCGTCGTCGAAACTACTTCACGGGCGTTGCATCGGTGTGGCCGTAGCAGGGCGGTCCCCAGAGGCCGCGCTGCGCTCGTTGCGCTTCGGCCTCCGCGGCCTGGATCTGCGGTGTCAGAGTGGCTGGGCGCCGGCCGTAAACGTAAGACTTTGCCGCACCCGCTCGGGCCGCCTCGACCGAGAAGTCCCAGCCTCCCGCCCTTTCCACGTAAGCCAGCGTCCTTCCGTAGCGGTCGTGGGTGTCCTGGCTGGGATCGGTGACGATCACGACGCGCTGGCCGGTGAGTGCGGAACGGGCGAACTCGCTTGCCTCGGGACCCCAACAGCCGATACCGTAGCCGGGCTTGTGCACCTCGGGGCTGTCGACTCCAATTAGCCTGATACGCAATCGACCTCGGGAATCATCGACCACGTCGACCGTATCACCGTCGACCACCCGCAGAACAGTGGCAGTCAGGTCAGGGTCGTCGGCACGGCTTACCGCAATCGGACCGAGGGAGGCCGAGCAGGCGGTGACCATCAGCCCGGCCGCAGCAAGGATGGCGGCCACTCGCCCAGCAGCTGAGGTCCTCATGGGAGCCTCTGGTAGTGGTCTTGGGCCAGTTGCGCCAACCGCCAAGTGGTCAGCATCGAGTCGCTCGCCTGCACGCCGAGCGGGACGTAGCCCTGGAGCCAGCCGTCGAGTATGTACTCGCGCAGGACGAAGTCGTCGATGTCTTCTCCGCCGTCTTTGACCCGGTGGAGAACGCCGACCGCCCGGTCGAACACCGCATCGTCGATACCGTTGTCGCTAGCGGTCTTG comes from the Mycolicibacterium rufum genome and includes:
- a CDS encoding thermonuclease family protein; this translates as MAAILAAAGLMVTACSASLGPIAVSRADDPDLTATVLRVVDGDTVDVVDDSRGRLRIRLIGVDSPEVHKPGYGIGCWGPEASEFARSALTGQRVVIVTDPSQDTHDRYGRTLAYVERAGGWDFSVEAARAGAAKSYVYGRRPATLTPQIQAAEAEAQRAQRGLWGPPCYGHTDATPVK